One segment of Schistocerca cancellata isolate TAMUIC-IGC-003103 chromosome 2, iqSchCanc2.1, whole genome shotgun sequence DNA contains the following:
- the LOC126149947 gene encoding E3 ubiquitin-protein ligase siah-1-like: MAGQVSCCPNSHATCCSQGGKCRVCGEPLLPPSTYTLNLQQLAAAEPVVQCAQPGCPERAPFPQMAAHERICAHRPMRCLVEPDTCSWHGRRADLEAHTQAQHPNHFVRFPSTAGASVSWRISKQGCCVDLTRHLVMALGETFVYQKEFCYPERQLYIAVQLVGPPERSTRFRYKFELTRNEVAHSVTFERAVHSEDEDLKRAAGLGDCIKVPYDTITQFCHGERVVMLCKAKYPYKHELPITHL; the protein is encoded by the coding sequence ATGGCGGGGCAGGTGTCTTGCTGCCCCAACAGTCACGCCACCTGCTGCTCACAGGGTGGCAAGTGCCGGGTCTGCGGTGAGCCGCTGCTACCGCCCTCCACCTACACACTGAACCTGCAACAGCTGGCAGCTGCAGAGCCTGTGGTGCAGTGCGCCCAGCCCGGCTGTCCCGAGCGCGCGCCGTTTCCACAGATGGCCGCGCACGAGCGCATCTGCGCGCACCGCCCGATGCGCTGCCTCGTCGAGCCGGACACCTGTTCGTGGCACGGGCGGCGCGCCGACCTGGAGGCCCACACCCAGGCCCAACACCCGAACCACTTCGTGCGCTTCCCCAGCACAGCAGGCGCCAGCGTCTCGTGGCGCATCTCCAAGCAGGGCTGCTGTGTCGATCTGACGCGCCACCTCGTCATGGCACTGGGCGAGACATTCGTCTAccagaaggaattctgctacccggaGCGCCAGCTGTACATTGCAGTGCAGTTGGTGGGCCCACCCGAACGCAGCACGCGCTTCCGGTACAAGTTCGAGCTTACCCGCAATGAGGTGGCCCACTCTGTGACTTTCGAGCGCGCCGTCCATTCGGAGGACGAGGACTTAAAGCGGGCTGCTGGCCTTGGAGACTGCATCAAGGTCCCCTACGACACCATCACTCAGTTCTGTCATGGCGAGAGGGTGGTTATGCTGTGCAAAGCCAAATACCCATATAAACATgaactgcctattacacatttgtAG